In Fervidobacterium sp., a single window of DNA contains:
- a CDS encoding transposase, producing the protein MITYKANILGLKVEFVLGECTSQTCPVCGSRNHPIGCNYEWKNCEFRYYRNGVEPINV; encoded by the coding sequence ATGATAACTTACAAAGCCAATATATTAGGGCTCAAAGTGGAATTTGTTTTGGGAGAATGTACAAGCCAGACTTGTCCTGTGTGTGGTAGCAGAAATCATCCAATTGGTTGCAATTATGAGTGGAAAAATTGTGAATTTAGATATTACAGAAACGGAGTAGAACCAATAAACGTTTGA